A genome region from Rhodospirillales bacterium RIFCSPLOWO2_02_FULL_58_16 includes the following:
- a CDS encoding NADH:ubiquinone oxidoreductase, with product MEVHRRLGPGFLEAVYQEALAIEFAAREIPSVREVELPVHYKGRLLTCSYRADFVCYESIIVELKALQAITGIEQAQLLNYLKATRLERGLLLNFGRQSLEFKRVVFSNLRKSAQSAD from the coding sequence ATGGAGGTTCATCGACGACTGGGTCCGGGATTCCTGGAGGCGGTTTATCAGGAAGCGTTGGCGATTGAGTTTGCGGCCCGAGAAATTCCGTCTGTGCGTGAAGTGGAGTTGCCGGTGCATTACAAGGGCAGGTTGCTGACCTGCTCGTACCGGGCTGATTTTGTTTGTTATGAAAGTATAATCGTCGAACTAAAGGCGCTGCAAGCCATCACCGGCATTGAGCAGGCGCAGCTATTAAACTATCTCAAGGCGACGCGACTGGAACGCGGGCTGCTGTTGAATTTCGGTCGGCAGAGTCTTGAGTTCAAACGGGTGGTGTTTTCTAATCTGCGCAAATCGGCGCAATCTGCGGATTAA
- a CDS encoding dihydrolipoyl dehydrogenase: MSDSYDLIVIGGGPGGYVAAIRAAQLGMSVACVDKRGTPGGTCLNVGCIPSKALLQSSHHYATAHEEFAAHGITASKVEMDVAAMMKRKDAVVGDLTKGIEFLFKKNKVAYIIGAGAVTGPNEVTVSGGKSPQVLKTKNILIATGSCSAPLPGVEVDEKTIVSSTGALSLTKVPKTMAVIGAGVIGLELGSVWRRLGTKVTVVEFLDRILPGMDGDVVRQMERSLKKQGMAFKLSSKVTGARTAKSGVVLTVEPVAGGEAETITADIVLVAIGRRPYTAGLGLEAAGVVMDQRGFIKVDGKYQTSVPGVFAVGDVIGGMMLAHKAEEEGVAAAENLAGQSGHVNYAAIPGVVYTWPEAASVGKTEESLKKDGIAYNVGKFPFSANSRARANADAEGFVKVLADAKTDAVLGVHIVGPAAGDIIQEAVAVMEFGGSAEDIARTCHAHPGLSEALKEAAMAAGGRAIHL; encoded by the coding sequence ATGAGCGATTCATACGATCTCATCGTTATCGGCGGCGGGCCGGGGGGGTACGTCGCCGCCATCCGCGCCGCCCAGTTGGGCATGAGCGTTGCCTGCGTGGACAAGCGGGGAACGCCGGGCGGCACTTGCCTCAATGTCGGCTGCATTCCGTCCAAGGCCCTGCTGCAATCATCTCACCACTATGCGACGGCGCACGAGGAATTCGCCGCTCACGGCATCACGGCCTCCAAGGTGGAGATGGACGTGGCCGCCATGATGAAGCGCAAGGACGCGGTGGTCGGCGATCTGACCAAAGGCATCGAGTTTCTGTTCAAAAAGAACAAGGTGGCCTACATCATCGGCGCCGGGGCCGTCACCGGCCCGAACGAAGTTACGGTGAGCGGCGGCAAATCTCCCCAAGTCCTGAAAACAAAGAACATCCTGATCGCCACCGGCTCCTGTTCGGCGCCGTTGCCCGGCGTCGAGGTGGATGAGAAAACCATCGTCAGCTCCACCGGCGCTTTGTCTCTTACTAAAGTTCCCAAAACGATGGCGGTGATCGGCGCCGGCGTTATCGGTCTGGAATTAGGTTCGGTGTGGCGCCGGCTGGGAACGAAAGTGACCGTGGTCGAGTTCCTCGACCGGATACTTCCCGGCATGGACGGCGACGTGGTCAGGCAGATGGAGCGCTCCCTCAAGAAACAGGGCATGGCCTTCAAGCTGTCCAGCAAAGTGACCGGCGCCAGGACCGCCAAGTCCGGGGTCGTCCTCACCGTCGAGCCTGTGGCCGGCGGCGAGGCCGAGACCATCACCGCCGATATCGTGCTGGTCGCTATCGGTCGCCGCCCCTATACGGCGGGGCTGGGCCTGGAAGCGGCGGGCGTCGTGATGGATCAGCGCGGCTTTATCAAGGTGGATGGAAAATATCAAACCTCCGTTCCCGGCGTCTTCGCCGTCGGCGACGTTATCGGCGGCATGATGCTGGCCCATAAGGCGGAGGAGGAGGGGGTGGCGGCAGCCGAAAATCTGGCCGGACAATCAGGCCATGTAAACTATGCGGCCATTCCCGGCGTCGTTTACACCTGGCCGGAAGCGGCCTCCGTCGGCAAGACCGAGGAAAGCCTGAAGAAAGACGGCATCGCTTACAACGTCGGCAAGTTCCCGTTCTCCGCCAACTCGCGGGCGCGGGCCAACGCCGACGCCGAAGGCTTCGTCAAGGTGCTGGCCGACGCCAAGACCGACGCCGTGCTCGGCGTTCACATCGTCGGCCCGGCGGCCGGCGACATCATCCAGGAAGCGGTGGCGGTGATGGAGTTCGGCGGCTCGGCCGAGGACATCGCCCGCACTTGCCACGCCCATCCCGGCCTGTCCGAGGCGCTTAAAGAAGCGGCGATGGCGGCGGGCGGACGGGCGATTCACCTATAA
- a CDS encoding aspartate-semialdehyde dehydrogenase — MGYKVAVVGATGNVGREMLTILSEREFPADEVTALASSRSVGMEVSFGDNTLKVRDLETFDFAGADIVLSSPGAAVSRIHAPRAAKAGAVVIDNTSCFRMEMDIPLVVPEVNPEAIGGYTKRNIIANPNCSTIQMVVALKPLHDLAPIKRVVVSTYQSTSGGGKEAMDELFNQTRGIFVNEPVLKHQKIFTKQIAFNCIPHIDVFMEDGATKEEWKMAVETRKIMGADIQVFATCVRVPVFIGHAEAVNVEFTRPVSEKEARAALKKAPGVTVVDHRADEGYVTPAECSGEDAVYVSRIRKDPTVKNGLAFWCVSDNLRKGAALNAVQIAEELVKSFL, encoded by the coding sequence ATGGGCTACAAGGTTGCGGTCGTCGGCGCCACCGGCAATGTCGGGCGCGAGATGCTTACCATTCTGAGCGAGCGGGAGTTCCCGGCGGATGAGGTGACGGCGCTGGCGTCTTCGCGCTCCGTCGGCATGGAAGTATCGTTCGGCGATAATACTTTGAAGGTTAGAGACCTGGAGACCTTCGACTTCGCCGGCGCCGACATCGTTTTGTCGTCTCCCGGCGCGGCGGTGTCCAGGATACACGCCCCGCGCGCCGCCAAGGCCGGCGCCGTGGTCATCGACAACACGTCTTGTTTCCGCATGGAAATGGATATTCCGCTGGTGGTCCCCGAAGTAAACCCGGAGGCCATCGGCGGGTATACAAAACGCAACATCATCGCCAACCCCAACTGCTCGACCATTCAGATGGTGGTGGCGTTGAAGCCGCTGCATGATCTGGCCCCCATCAAGCGGGTGGTGGTCTCCACCTATCAATCAACGTCGGGCGGCGGCAAGGAAGCCATGGACGAACTGTTCAACCAGACCAGGGGCATTTTCGTCAACGAGCCTGTCCTCAAGCACCAGAAGATATTCACCAAGCAGATCGCCTTTAACTGCATTCCCCACATCGACGTCTTCATGGAGGACGGCGCCACCAAGGAAGAATGGAAGATGGCGGTGGAAACCAGAAAGATCATGGGCGCAGATATCCAGGTCTTCGCCACCTGCGTGCGGGTGCCGGTGTTCATCGGCCACGCCGAAGCGGTCAATGTCGAGTTCACTCGTCCCGTTTCCGAGAAGGAGGCCCGCGCCGCCCTGAAGAAAGCGCCGGGGGTCACCGTCGTCGATCACCGCGCCGATGAAGGCTACGTCACCCCCGCCGAATGTTCGGGCGAGGACGCGGTCTACGTCAGCCGCATCCGCAAAGACCCGACGGTGAAGAACGGTCTGGCTTTCTGGTGCGTTTCCGACAACCTGCGCAAGGGCGCCGCTCTCAACGCCGTCCAGATCGCCGAGGAACTGGTTAAATCGTTTTTATAG